The Paenibacillus sp. FSL H7-0357 nucleotide sequence TACATTTATTTTCCCCACGGGGCAAGAAAAGGGAGCAACATGAGAATTATTATTTCGCCTGCCAAAAAGATGAAGCCGGACACGGATGTATTCACTAGCCGCCAGATGCCGCAATTTATAAACGAGTCGGAAATTCTACTGGCCACATTAAAAAAGCTGAACTATGAAGAAGCAAAATCCCTATGGAAATGCAATGATGCTATCACCACGCTGAATGCCCAGCGGATTGAGAATATGGATTTAACCCGCAATTTGGTACCTGCTCTCTTCGCCTACGAAGGGATTCAGTACCAATACATGGCACCGGGGGTGCTACAAACGGAGGAGCTGGAGTATCTTCAGCAGCATTTACGGATCTTGTCGGGGTTCTACGGGATACTCCGGCCGTTTGACGGGGTTGTTCCATACAGACTGGAAATGCAGGCCAAGCTGGCCGGACCGGGCTTCAGTTCGATTTATGGATTTTGGGGCAGAAAACTGGCCGATCAGCTTCTTGCGGAGAGCGGCTGCATTCTGAATTTAGCCTCTAAGGAATACAGCAAATGCATTTCCCCTTATCTGGGCAGAGATGTTCGAATGGTTACTTGTGTATTCGGGCAGCACATCGGTGGTAAGGTGATCGAAAAATCAACCCTGGTCAAGATGGCCCGAGGTGAAATGGTACGCTTCATGGCTGAGCGGCAAATCAGGTGCGTGGAGGATATCAAAGGGTTTACCGGGTTTGATTTCGAATTTGTGGATGAGTTGTCAAATGAGAGCACCTATGTGTTTATACAAAAAGTTACGAAAACTGGTGGTAATAAAGTCTGTACAGGAACAGGAAATTGATTGAAGGAATTAAAACAGTTAAAAAGCTCAAGCCTGCGGCTATATGCCCGGTGCTTGAGCTTTTTGCTGCAATAGACCCGTTCACCCGTACTTATTTATAAGCGCTTATAATGGATGCAAATAATGTATAATTTTAGTAAACAATAAATACATAGATATTGGGGAATTGATAGATGAATAATGACTATTTGAATAGAATTGATAACGTAATTAAATACATTAAGGAAAATAGCAATCAAAAACTCACTCTCGATATATTGGCTGGCGTTTCAAATTTTTCGAAATATCATTTTACAAGAATATTTACCTCTATAGTCGGTGTGACTCCAGTTGCGTTTGTAAATCAAGAGCGTTTACAAAAGGCTGTTTATCTTTTGGCTGAAACTAATAAGACTATTCTAGAAATTTCAAATCAATGCGGTTTCGAATCGGTGTCCACCTTCAATGCGCTCTTTAAGAAGCACTATGGCAAGACCCCAAGGGACGTTAGAAATAGTGTAAGGGAGAATAGCAATATTTCATTACACTTCAGCAATAAGCAAGAAGAGTTCTCTCAGCTTGAGGCTTACAATGGGATTGGGAGAAATCACATTCTGAAGAGGGCGTGGGAAAACGTGATCACAATCAAAGAACTTCCTGAATATGAAGTGGCATATGTTAGGCATGTCGGGAGTTACTTGGATACTCATGTTGCATGGGACAAGTTGGGACGTTGGGCAAGCTGGCAGGGACTTACTCCG carries:
- the yaaA gene encoding peroxide stress protein YaaA, with product MRIIISPAKKMKPDTDVFTSRQMPQFINESEILLATLKKLNYEEAKSLWKCNDAITTLNAQRIENMDLTRNLVPALFAYEGIQYQYMAPGVLQTEELEYLQQHLRILSGFYGILRPFDGVVPYRLEMQAKLAGPGFSSIYGFWGRKLADQLLAESGCILNLASKEYSKCISPYLGRDVRMVTCVFGQHIGGKVIEKSTLVKMARGEMVRFMAERQIRCVEDIKGFTGFDFEFVDELSNESTYVFIQKVTKTGGNKVCTGTGN
- a CDS encoding AraC family transcriptional regulator — encoded protein: MNNDYLNRIDNVIKYIKENSNQKLTLDILAGVSNFSKYHFTRIFTSIVGVTPVAFVNQERLQKAVYLLAETNKTILEISNQCGFESVSTFNALFKKHYGKTPRDVRNSVRENSNISLHFSNKQEEFSQLEAYNGIGRNHILKRAWENVITIKELPEYEVAYVRHVGSYLDTHVAWDKLGRWASWQGLTPNNHYFIGISLDDGNLVEEFACRYDACVTLPSGFERSGHTKHVEFKTLSGGMYAVYPYYDTIDKFVLAYQNVFSLWLPDSEYDADDRPCLEFCMNDPAKDKEGKCKVDLYIPVKKRI